In Argopecten irradians isolate NY chromosome 11, Ai_NY, whole genome shotgun sequence, one DNA window encodes the following:
- the LOC138335219 gene encoding fibroblast growth factor receptor 2-like gives MKMTPKTNGIMIAILINLMNCFLGVTSNDLSGPPQLMNMPITDLEYKEGETMKISCLMVSRPRPILYWFRNGRQMWRYHDSRYNITRTTLMISALNSNDSGEYSCRGINQYGKKEVIFTLNVVSEDKDQQDDQLPTIVPSNMTASIGQSIKLVCSLILDQDTPEYVSWVKRDSIDQRITNDTIIQSSVSYTKESPELYLPSLTHEDEGLYTCIIINEGVEHCHTWLWITSEPEHQSTENQTSSENGMLIVYIIIPMVSLLAIVVVGILIYRKWKAARLSHNGISYFTVEKSSNSTQDLVI, from the exons ATGAAGATGACACCAAAGACAAATGGCATCATGATTGCCATTCTGATAAATTTGATGAATTGTTTTCTTGGAGTAACATCTAATGATTTATCAG GTCCACCGCAGTTGATGAATATGCCCATAACAGACCTTGAGTATAAGGAAGGGGAGACAATGAAGATCAGCTGTCTAATGGTGTCAAGGCCCCGCCCCATTCTCTACTGGTTCAGAAATGGACGTCAAATGTGGCGATACCATGATTCAAG ATACAATATAACACGGACAACCCTGATGATTTCTGCATTAAACTCCAATGACTCGGGAGAGTATTCCTGTCGTGGCATCAACCAATATGGAAAAAAGGAAGTTATATTTACACTGAATGTAGTATCAG AGGACAAAGATCAGCAGGATGACCAGCTGCCGACCATCGTCCCCTCCAACATGACAGCTTCTATAGGACAGTCTATCAAACTTGTCTGTAGCCTCATTCTGGACCAGGACACACCAGAATACGTGTCATGGGTCAAACGTGATTCTATTGACCAGAGGATCACCAATGATACTATCATACAG TCGAGTGTATCCTACACCAAAGAGTCACCTGAGCTTTACCTACCCAGTCTAACACATGAGGACGAGGGTTTATACACTTGTATTATCATTAACGAGGGAGTGGAACATTGTCACACCTGGCTGTGGATCACATCTGAACCAG AGCATCAATCTACAGAAAACCAAACATCTAGCGAGAATGGAATGCTGATTGTGTATATCATCATACCTATGGTGTCCCTCCTCGCTATTGTGGTCGTCGGAATTCTAATTTATCGTAAATGGAAAGCAGCAAGATTATCACACAATGGAATaagttattttactgtagaaAAATCATCCAATAGTACACAAGATTTagtgatttag